Proteins encoded by one window of Cloeon dipterum chromosome 2, ieCloDipt1.1, whole genome shotgun sequence:
- the LOC135937039 gene encoding uncharacterized protein LOC135937039 isoform X3 produces the protein MESGGKLELVLLSICLQIFTCDCSYVTYQHRNLNSWEILIGANEKEFVYDFCRYDASNNKERCHNHGEDTLDIRKKCNCTLNNTANGEDGFAYFTVNCNNETLDDLVGACPQKLTITYEQDYMHQPVLNAEEADETSIWKLLFFLSLLINVVCGVSLFMRRNYESIAVRRE, from the exons ATGGAGAGTGGAGGAAAACTAGAGCTTGTGCTGCTCTCGATTTGCCTCCAGATCTTCACATGCGACTGCTCCTACGTCACTTATCAACACAGGAATCTTAACAGCTGGGAAATTCTGATCGGAGCAAATG aaaaagaaTTCGTGTACGACTTCTGCCGGTACGATGCATCAAACAACAAAGAACGGTGCCATAATCACGGAGAGGACACTTTAGAcataaggaaaaaatgcaattgcaCTTTGAATAACACTGCAAACGGAGAGGACGGCTTTGCATACTTCACCGTCAACTGCAACAATGAAACAC TTGACGACTTGGTAGGTGCCTGCCCACAAAAACTGACCATCACTTACGAGCAAGACTACATGCATCAACCAGTTTTAAACGCGGAAGAGGCAGACGAAACCAGCATCTGGAAGCTGCTTTTTTTCCTGTCGCTCTTGATCAACGTGGTCTGTGGCGTCTCATTGTTCATGCGTAGAAACTACGAGTCAATCGCTGTACGGAGAGAATAG
- the LOC135937039 gene encoding uncharacterized protein LOC135937039 isoform X2, protein MESGGKLLLVLLSICLQIFTCSCSYVTYQHRNLNSWEILIGANEKEFVYDFCRYDASNNKERCHNHGEDTLDIRKKCNCTLNNTANGEDGFAYFTVNCNNETLDDLVGACPQKLTITYEQDYMHQPVLNAEEADETSIWKLLFFLSLLINVVCGVSLFMRRNYESIAVRRE, encoded by the exons ATGGAGAGCGGAGGGAAGCTGCTGCTTGTGCTGCTCTCGATTTGCCTTCAGATCTTCACGTGCTCCTGCTCCTACGTCACTTACCAACATAGGAATCTTAACAGCTGGGAAATTCTGATCGGAGCTAATG aaaaagaaTTCGTGTACGACTTCTGCCGGTACGATGCATCAAACAACAAAGAACGGTGCCATAATCACGGAGAGGACACTTTAGAcataaggaaaaaatgcaattgcaCTTTGAATAACACTGCAAACGGAGAGGACGGCTTTGCATACTTCACCGTCAACTGCAACAATGAAACAC TTGACGACTTGGTAGGTGCCTGCCCACAAAAACTGACCATCACTTACGAGCAAGACTACATGCATCAACCAGTTTTAAACGCGGAAGAGGCAGACGAAACCAGCATCTGGAAGCTGCTTTTTTTCCTGTCGCTCTTGATCAACGTGGTCTGTGGCGTCTCATTGTTCATGCGTAGAAACTACGAGTCAATCGCTGTACGGAGAGAATAG
- the LOC135937039 gene encoding uncharacterized protein LOC135937039 isoform X1 → MESGGKLELVLLSICLQIFTCDCSYVTYQHRNLNSWEILIGANENEFLYDFCRYDASENIERCKNKPRATVDMRSTCNCTVNYTANAEKGLAYFTVNCNNETLDGLMGGCPQKLSISYEHGDVRHPDKSVESPTTCQMQDKSSRSSLIWILLFWILLLLVINVVFGVFLFKLRNLVSTLKRENKDMSNKMKQTENFNL, encoded by the exons ATGGAGAGTGGAGGAAAACTAGAGCTTGTGCTGCTCTCGATTTGCCTCCAGATCTTCACATGCGACTGCTCCTACGTCACTTATCAACACAGGAATCTTAACAGCTGGGAAATTCTGATCGGAGCAAATG aaaatgaaTTCCTGTACGACTTCTGCCGGTACGATGCGTCAGAAAACATCGAACGGTGCAAGAATAAGCCACGAGCGACGGTTGACATGAGATCAACATGCAATTGCACCGTGAACTACACTGCAAACGCGGAGAAGGGCCTTGCATACTTCACTGTCAACTGCAACAATGAAACAC tTGACGGCTTGATGGGTGGGTGCCCACAAAAACTGAGCATCAGTTACGAACACGGTGACGTGCGTCATCCAGATAAAAGCGTGGAATCACCCACCACCTGTCAAATGCAAGATAAAAGCAGCAGAAGCTCCCTAATCTGGATCCTACTTTTCTGGATCCTACTGTTACTCGTGATCAACGTGGTCTTTGGTGTCTTTCTGTTTAAGCTTAGAAACCTTGTGTCAACTCTGAAGAGGGAAAATAAGGATATGTCAAACAAGATGAAGCAaactgagaattttaatttatag